The Corynebacterium glaucum genome includes a region encoding these proteins:
- a CDS encoding HNH endonuclease family protein — protein MDWFRLYLAVLTVATVAIAPFPLGLLLIDAPLQPTRFTVTGYDREAHFGTWVPVAGTQCTSRDLAMADAWSAQCDMPYAHWNAAPISDPYTGDPLLPADVELDHLYPLRAAWDMGAHSWNQEKRVAFANDPLNLIVTSSKANQAKSDMLPAEWMPPAWRAHCAYSRRLGAVAEKYALPLTRDDYRVMRRSCSGARGLVSAREL, from the coding sequence ATGGATTGGTTCCGCCTCTACCTCGCGGTGCTCACGGTCGCCACAGTTGCCATCGCCCCATTCCCCTTGGGGCTTTTGCTTATCGACGCCCCCTTGCAACCCACTCGGTTCACCGTGACCGGCTACGACCGGGAGGCGCATTTTGGCACGTGGGTACCAGTCGCTGGTACGCAATGCACCTCGCGCGATCTTGCGATGGCCGATGCCTGGAGCGCCCAGTGCGATATGCCCTACGCACACTGGAACGCCGCCCCGATCTCGGATCCCTATACCGGGGATCCGCTGCTGCCCGCTGATGTTGAGCTGGACCACCTCTACCCGCTCCGCGCCGCGTGGGATATGGGCGCGCACTCGTGGAACCAAGAAAAGCGAGTGGCGTTTGCCAACGACCCGCTGAACCTAATTGTGACCTCGTCGAAGGCGAATCAGGCGAAGTCCGACATGCTTCCCGCCGAGTGGATGCCTCCGGCCTGGCGGGCGCACTGTGCCTATTCGCGCAGACTCGGTGCGGTGGCGGAGAAGTACGCACTGCCACTCACGCGCGACGACTACCGAGTCATGCGCCGGTCCTGCTCAGGCGCGCGGGGGCTGGTCTCGGCGCGTGAACTCTGA
- a CDS encoding SIR2 family protein, which translates to MSESCDDHLCTICGPDHDFDLPPKIVEAAKKRKLILFIGAGVSTENPEVTPSGSFYQIILDELGERAQGNEDFPDLMTLYEETYSRTELIQQIYERLRNAERFRNSRFHSQRFFAELATMPYIDKVLTTNWDTNVEDLCGATPFITGEDVALWDVADRKVLKIHGSISNLGTIIATSDDYERNFETLSKGVMGAQLKTSFATDTVVFVGYSLRDWNILQLYSDLIADLGMAAPRSFKVSPSAAPDPNLPSVEPIRTSGIHFLRTLKKKMLNEGYLDDRIYDRADELYAASCDLDPRECREIDPHEFPEVIYAWFYNDGIRDALDRISRFRPTGMYSDKKIVLDRLYSYDVIISRAIEQGKFGDAAYLTGYSDGLAVLIEASQQYCSECSGEVKEEEEPLVPIFQYDSGQQIQNLQELAGYLREGSDKNSESYKWAESRVEHLPKGFVLSHTGELTTDFDLD; encoded by the coding sequence ATGAGCGAAAGTTGCGATGATCACCTCTGCACCATTTGCGGCCCTGATCATGATTTCGATCTGCCACCTAAGATCGTAGAGGCAGCTAAAAAGAGGAAGCTCATTCTCTTTATTGGCGCAGGCGTCAGCACCGAGAATCCCGAGGTAACGCCATCCGGATCCTTTTATCAGATAATTTTGGATGAACTCGGCGAACGAGCTCAGGGAAACGAAGACTTTCCGGACCTTATGACCCTGTACGAGGAAACCTACTCTCGAACGGAACTCATCCAGCAGATATACGAGCGGCTTAGAAACGCCGAACGATTCCGGAACTCTCGATTCCATTCGCAAAGATTTTTTGCCGAGCTCGCCACGATGCCTTATATCGACAAGGTTCTTACAACCAATTGGGACACCAACGTAGAGGACCTTTGCGGTGCGACCCCCTTTATTACGGGCGAGGATGTCGCGCTATGGGATGTCGCTGATCGAAAAGTGTTAAAGATCCATGGTTCAATCTCCAATTTAGGCACAATTATCGCCACTAGCGACGATTACGAGCGTAATTTCGAAACCCTTTCAAAAGGGGTGATGGGCGCCCAGCTCAAGACCTCATTTGCTACCGATACGGTTGTTTTCGTTGGCTACTCTCTGCGAGACTGGAACATTTTGCAGCTTTACTCCGATTTAATCGCAGACCTAGGTATGGCGGCTCCACGATCATTCAAAGTGTCGCCCAGCGCGGCGCCGGACCCGAATTTGCCTTCCGTGGAACCTATACGGACGAGTGGCATTCACTTTCTGCGCACGCTCAAGAAGAAAATGCTCAATGAAGGTTACTTGGACGACAGGATTTACGATCGCGCCGACGAGCTTTACGCTGCCTCTTGCGACTTGGACCCGCGGGAGTGCCGAGAGATCGACCCGCACGAGTTTCCAGAAGTGATCTATGCATGGTTCTACAATGACGGGATTCGAGATGCGTTAGATCGAATCTCGCGATTCCGGCCCACGGGGATGTACTCAGACAAGAAGATCGTTCTTGACCGCCTTTACTCCTACGATGTGATAATTTCGCGTGCAATAGAACAGGGAAAGTTCGGTGACGCCGCTTACTTAACCGGCTACTCGGATGGGTTGGCCGTTCTCATTGAAGCCTCGCAGCAATACTGCTCTGAATGCTCAGGGGAGGTGAAGGAGGAGGAGGAGCCGCTGGTACCTATATTCCAATACGATTCAGGCCAGCAAATCCAAAACCTCCAGGAATTGGCAGGTTACCTAAGGGAGGGCTCTGACAAGAATTCAGAATCCTACAAATGGGCCGAATCACGAGTTGAGCATCTACCCAAGGGCTTCGTACTAAGCCACACCGGCGAACTAACTACTGACTTCGATCTCGATTAG
- a CDS encoding NaeI family type II restriction endonuclease codes for MFDQVTAQELAQHFRVEIPQGEEMGRVFRQTFDQAYDGQHTGRFDPDQLSKTELAHIGSLLEINIRRTFDRVIQDGLLMDFQILGVEVDCKYSKQPFGWMLPDEAVGHYAMLCHASERLSTFRVGFLRIVPELLNRGANRDRKRTLNLAGRESISWAWFDQSYPKNILLHLDAASQEAIMEPTSGQTRVDNLFRLVQSELIPRGVIYTVAQQKDPMKRIRYNGGSRSRLQSEGILILGDYDRHQRIARDLELPISRHGDSLAVRVFPAEATFTGPTTTIGNTRWRVATSSDPVVPAPAVP; via the coding sequence GTGTTTGATCAAGTCACCGCACAAGAACTCGCTCAACACTTTCGGGTGGAAATTCCTCAAGGCGAGGAGATGGGCCGCGTTTTTCGACAGACCTTTGACCAGGCCTATGACGGACAGCACACCGGTAGGTTCGATCCTGACCAGCTAAGCAAGACTGAACTCGCCCACATCGGATCCCTTCTTGAGATCAACATTCGCCGCACGTTCGACAGGGTCATCCAAGACGGGCTTTTAATGGATTTTCAGATCCTGGGGGTCGAAGTTGACTGTAAGTACTCTAAGCAACCTTTCGGCTGGATGCTCCCAGACGAAGCAGTGGGTCATTATGCGATGCTCTGTCACGCAAGTGAGCGACTGTCTACTTTCCGTGTCGGGTTCCTACGAATCGTCCCAGAGCTCTTGAATCGCGGTGCCAATCGCGACAGAAAGCGCACGCTCAACCTAGCCGGGAGAGAATCCATTTCATGGGCTTGGTTTGATCAGTCTTACCCCAAGAATATTCTCCTGCACCTCGATGCAGCGTCGCAGGAGGCAATAATGGAGCCTACTTCTGGGCAAACGCGAGTCGACAACCTCTTCAGGCTGGTTCAGTCCGAGCTCATCCCTCGGGGCGTTATTTACACTGTCGCTCAACAGAAGGATCCTATGAAACGAATCCGTTATAACGGAGGCTCTCGATCAAGGCTCCAGTCCGAGGGGATACTGATCTTAGGCGACTACGATCGCCACCAACGGATCGCTCGCGACTTAGAACTGCCTATTTCTCGACATGGGGATAGTCTGGCCGTAAGGGTGTTTCCGGCGGAGGCGACGTTTACTGGACCAACTACAACAATTGGCAACACCCGGTGGAGAGTGGCAACTTCAAGCGACCCCGTGGTGCCCGCACCCGCTGTTCCTTGA
- a CDS encoding DUF6414 family protein: MLIKHDYLNTVALDGYISVIEGGLRESSSSRIVQGRDRGGGMDFSVIKADIGDNSATESVISQGDHSASKLSRLIDAGNSNPETTGWVRVFEPELDFADIGTGALIEWECEIFIPDFISYLSNGKELAETLRTFGSLRNTASSIGLDTTGLPETQSLEGMSSFFESFDVAPVVVGEDDDTEWKVLGTLDKKWIAPGAKFDGPYRIIGKVTKVIPPGQWYLIASLPGLNLLDRKRRRQLEKEGPTESNQDQFIAGPAVVLDVLSIFR; this comes from the coding sequence ATGCTCATCAAGCACGATTACCTCAATACCGTCGCCCTCGACGGCTATATCTCCGTCATCGAGGGTGGTCTCCGTGAATCGAGCTCTTCTCGGATCGTCCAGGGGCGAGATCGTGGCGGCGGGATGGATTTTTCCGTCATCAAGGCTGATATCGGGGATAACTCTGCAACGGAGAGCGTGATTAGCCAGGGAGACCACTCTGCTTCAAAATTGAGTCGGCTAATCGACGCGGGGAATAGTAATCCTGAGACTACCGGCTGGGTGCGGGTGTTTGAACCGGAATTGGACTTCGCTGACATTGGAACCGGCGCTCTCATTGAATGGGAGTGTGAGATATTTATCCCCGATTTCATTTCATATCTCTCGAACGGTAAAGAGCTGGCCGAAACACTTCGAACGTTCGGCTCGCTCCGGAACACCGCTAGCTCGATAGGCTTAGATACTACAGGTCTGCCCGAAACACAATCGCTCGAAGGAATGAGCAGCTTTTTCGAATCATTTGACGTAGCTCCTGTGGTGGTGGGGGAAGACGATGACACTGAATGGAAAGTTCTAGGAACTCTCGACAAAAAGTGGATCGCGCCGGGCGCCAAGTTCGATGGCCCTTACCGAATAATCGGTAAGGTAACGAAGGTAATCCCCCCAGGTCAGTGGTATCTGATTGCCTCGCTCCCCGGCTTAAACCTTCTAGACCGTAAACGTCGCCGACAACTCGAAAAGGAAGGTCCTACTGAGTCGAATCAGGATCAATTTATCGCTGGCCCGGCTGTTGTACTCGATGTCCTCTCCATCTTCCGCTAA
- a CDS encoding L-lactate dehydrogenase has translation MPGIDANPNNLPVTPGTKVVLIGAGAVGIAYAYALLNQGLTDHLAIIDLNEELTWAQAEDLSHSVPYSGHNIDVTVGTYEDCRDAAMVVNCAGVAQREGETRLDLVARNVKIFESINNEVMANGFNGIYLVATNPVDVLTYVTWKQTGLPSSQVIGSGTVLDTARWRHNLGKYFDLAPSAVHNYIIGEHGDSELPVISTGTVAGVPLHAMLEKEAETNPGIYDEIDEMFVKTRDAAYDIIKRKGNTSFGIGSALARITKAILRNEDVALPISALLQGEYAREDIYIGTPTILNRNGVRNVVELRLSEDEFAKFDKSAQTLREVIESTGLTD, from the coding sequence ATGCCAGGCATCGACGCAAATCCGAACAACCTCCCAGTCACCCCCGGCACCAAGGTCGTCCTCATCGGCGCAGGTGCTGTCGGCATCGCGTACGCGTACGCTCTGCTGAACCAGGGCCTGACCGATCACCTGGCGATCATCGACCTGAACGAGGAGCTCACCTGGGCGCAGGCTGAGGACCTCTCCCACTCCGTGCCGTACTCCGGCCACAACATCGATGTCACCGTTGGCACCTACGAAGACTGCCGCGATGCCGCAATGGTGGTCAACTGCGCCGGTGTTGCGCAGCGCGAGGGCGAGACCCGCCTCGACCTTGTGGCACGCAATGTGAAGATCTTCGAGTCCATCAACAACGAGGTCATGGCCAACGGCTTCAACGGCATCTACCTCGTGGCCACCAACCCGGTTGACGTGCTCACCTACGTCACCTGGAAGCAGACCGGTCTGCCGTCGAGCCAGGTCATCGGCTCCGGCACCGTGCTGGATACCGCGCGCTGGCGCCACAACCTGGGCAAGTACTTCGACCTCGCTCCGTCGGCCGTGCACAACTACATCATCGGCGAGCACGGCGACTCTGAGCTCCCGGTCATCTCTACCGGCACCGTCGCCGGCGTACCGCTGCACGCGATGCTGGAGAAGGAAGCCGAGACCAACCCGGGCATCTACGACGAAATCGACGAGATGTTCGTGAAGACCCGCGACGCCGCCTACGACATCATCAAGCGCAAGGGCAACACCTCCTTCGGCATCGGCTCCGCACTCGCCCGCATCACCAAGGCGATCCTGCGCAACGAGGATGTCGCACTGCCGATCTCCGCGCTGCTCCAGGGCGAGTACGCGCGCGAGGACATTTACATCGGCACCCCGACCATCCTCAACCGCAACGGCGTGCGCAACGTTGTCGAGCTGCGCCTGTCCGAGGACGAGTTCGCAAAGTTCGACAAGTCCGCCCAGACTCTGCGCGAGGTCATCGAGAGCACTGGTCTGACGGACTAA
- a CDS encoding DUF2269 domain-containing protein, with amino-acid sequence MNTIFIFLHVAAAIVLLGPVVVATSMFPAEADKSRVGGEEATGRASVLHRITKTYGMLSALVPLLGGVVMAFDWDLYSSNYWLHTAIILSVIAWAILFFMVIPQQRKMMGSLGALDPADADPADRTGNFEKSKAKAAAGAGIFNLMWFLTLILMFLPSPDAGASSDSTTSATTASEIVSTTAATTATQ; translated from the coding sequence ATGAACACAATCTTCATCTTCCTCCACGTCGCGGCGGCGATTGTCCTGCTCGGCCCGGTCGTTGTTGCCACTTCGATGTTCCCGGCCGAGGCGGATAAGTCCCGCGTCGGCGGCGAGGAGGCCACCGGTCGCGCATCGGTGCTGCACCGCATCACCAAGACCTACGGCATGCTCTCCGCGCTCGTGCCGCTGCTCGGCGGCGTGGTCATGGCGTTTGACTGGGACCTCTACAGCAGCAACTACTGGCTGCACACCGCAATCATCCTGTCCGTGATCGCCTGGGCGATCCTGTTCTTCATGGTCATCCCGCAGCAGCGCAAGATGATGGGCTCCCTCGGCGCGCTCGATCCGGCCGACGCCGACCCGGCTGACAGGACCGGCAACTTCGAGAAGTCCAAGGCGAAGGCCGCTGCCGGCGCGGGCATCTTCAACCTGATGTGGTTCCTCACCCTGATCCTGATGTTCTTGCCAAGCCCGGATGCAGGCGCATCTTCGGATTCGACCACTTCGGCGACCACCGCGTCTGAGATCGTTTCCACCACCGCAGCTACTACCGCTACCCAGTAG
- a CDS encoding DEAD/DEAH box helicase, whose protein sequence is MNISENATGGENEPDVNLSENQETPQDVVAESAASEDTRDAGDADETGAAEEVETAATETETEAAAETEAVYPFAELGLPERVVDAVKQVGFEKPSPIQAQTIPHLMEGRDVVGLAQTGTGKTAAFALPVLSQIDTSARHPQALVLAPTRELALQVSDSFQSFADHLGGVSILPIYGGQAYGIQLSGLRRGAQVIVGTPGRVIDHLEKGSLDISNLRFLVLDEADEMLNMGFQEDVERILEDTPDEKQVALFSATMPNAIRRISRDYLNDPVEVTVKSETRTNTNITQRYLYTAHRNKLDAITRILEVTDFEAMIVFVRTKHETEEVAEQLRDRGFSAAAINGDIPQAQRERTVDQLRDGRLDILVATDVAARGLDVERISHVLNYDIPNDTESYVHRIGRTGRAGRTGEAILFVTPRERRMLRSIERVTNAKIEEMDLPTVDEVNEARKGKFMDSITGSLEASQLDVFKQMVRDYSAANNVAMDDIAAALAIQAQSGDEFFMKEPPKDKRDRRDRDRGGRGRDRFDREDRGGRRRDRDDRGGRGRFEHSDNENFDTYRLDVGKRQHVRPGAIVGAIANEGGLSAKDFGRITIGSDFTLVELPKGLDKGVLNRLEDTRISGQLINIQRDHGAPPRDRGGRGRGDRGGFRGGRDRDDRGGRGGYNRDRDRDRDRGGRGGDRGGRGSRWDRD, encoded by the coding sequence ATGAACATTTCCGAAAACGCCACCGGCGGCGAGAACGAGCCGGACGTGAACTTGTCGGAAAATCAGGAAACCCCGCAGGATGTCGTGGCCGAATCGGCCGCAAGTGAGGACACCAGGGATGCGGGAGATGCTGATGAGACCGGCGCTGCGGAGGAAGTAGAAACCGCGGCCACCGAGACTGAGACTGAAGCAGCAGCTGAAACTGAGGCTGTGTACCCGTTCGCCGAGCTGGGCCTGCCCGAGCGCGTGGTGGATGCGGTGAAGCAAGTGGGCTTTGAGAAGCCGTCGCCGATTCAGGCGCAGACGATTCCGCACCTGATGGAAGGCCGCGACGTGGTTGGCCTTGCGCAGACGGGTACGGGTAAGACGGCGGCGTTTGCGTTGCCGGTGCTCTCGCAAATCGACACCAGTGCGCGCCACCCGCAGGCGCTGGTGCTGGCGCCGACTCGTGAGCTGGCGCTGCAGGTGTCTGATTCTTTCCAGTCCTTTGCCGACCACCTGGGCGGGGTGTCGATCCTGCCGATCTACGGTGGCCAGGCGTACGGGATACAGCTTTCTGGTCTGCGCCGCGGCGCGCAGGTGATCGTGGGTACGCCGGGGCGCGTGATCGACCACCTGGAGAAGGGCTCGCTGGACATTTCCAACCTGCGCTTCCTTGTGCTGGACGAAGCCGACGAGATGCTGAACATGGGCTTCCAGGAGGACGTGGAGCGCATTCTCGAGGACACGCCTGATGAGAAGCAGGTGGCGCTGTTCTCGGCGACGATGCCGAACGCGATCCGCCGCATCTCGCGCGACTACCTCAACGACCCGGTTGAGGTGACGGTGAAGAGCGAGACCCGCACCAACACCAACATCACGCAGCGTTACCTGTACACGGCGCACCGCAACAAGCTGGACGCGATCACGCGCATCCTTGAAGTCACCGACTTCGAGGCAATGATCGTGTTCGTGCGCACCAAGCACGAGACGGAAGAAGTTGCGGAGCAGCTGCGCGACCGCGGGTTCTCTGCCGCCGCGATCAACGGCGATATTCCGCAGGCGCAGCGTGAGCGCACAGTGGATCAGCTTCGCGACGGCCGGTTGGACATCTTGGTAGCTACCGACGTTGCCGCGCGTGGTTTGGATGTGGAGCGCATCAGCCACGTGCTGAACTACGACATTCCGAACGACACCGAGTCTTATGTGCACCGCATTGGGCGCACCGGTCGCGCGGGTCGTACTGGTGAGGCGATTCTGTTTGTCACCCCGCGTGAGCGTCGCATGCTGCGCTCTATTGAGCGCGTGACCAACGCGAAGATCGAAGAGATGGATCTGCCGACCGTCGATGAGGTCAACGAGGCGCGCAAGGGCAAGTTCATGGACTCGATTACGGGTTCACTTGAGGCGTCCCAGCTGGACGTGTTCAAGCAGATGGTGCGCGATTACTCTGCGGCCAACAACGTGGCGATGGACGACATCGCAGCCGCGCTGGCGATCCAGGCGCAGTCCGGCGACGAGTTCTTCATGAAGGAGCCGCCGAAGGACAAGCGCGATCGACGCGACCGTGATCGTGGTGGACGCGGGCGTGACCGCTTCGACCGCGAGGACCGTGGCGGGCGCAGACGTGACCGTGATGATCGCGGCGGTCGTGGACGCTTCGAGCACAGCGACAACGAAAACTTTGACACCTACCGCCTTGACGTGGGCAAGCGCCAGCACGTGCGCCCGGGTGCCATTGTCGGTGCGATTGCCAACGAAGGTGGTTTGAGCGCGAAAGACTTCGGCCGCATCACCATCGGCAGCGACTTCACCTTGGTGGAACTGCCGAAGGGGCTGGACAAGGGCGTGCTGAACCGCCTCGAGGACACCCGCATTTCCGGTCAGCTGATCAACATTCAGCGCGACCACGGTGCGCCGCCGCGCGATCGGGGCGGACGTGGACGCGGTGATCGTGGCGGGTTCCGAGGTGGACGCGACCGCGACGATCGTGGTGGCCGCGGCGGCTACAACCGCGACCGTGATCGTGACCGTGATCGTGGCGGCCGGGGCGGGGACCGCGGCGGCCGAGGTAGCCGCTGGGACCGCGACTAA
- a CDS encoding amino acid permease: MPQPQQPTGSFPGNTAGTHTGNRAPVTKRGLSHRHIHFIALGSAIGTGLFYGSAGAIQAAGPSVLLVYLFGGAVVYFMLRALGEMSVRHPVRGSFAVYCREHLGGLGGYITGWMFAFEMMIVCLADLTAIGIYMKFWFPTTPAWVWISVTLLIIGAANLASVRWFGELEFAFTLIKVAAVVGMIVGGAAILAFNLGENPELTGISNLWSHGGFFPNGFEGMIASFILVLFAFGGTEIIGVAGTEADNPDSSIPRAVNTVPARILIFYVLAILIILMLNPWPTIDGEESPFVQIFSTLGVSWAAGLLNVVVITAALSAINADLFGTGRVLTGLAKEGLAPKAMAKTVRDIPVMTTISLLVVLIVGVVLNAIFPNVFETIAALATFATVFVWLMILLAHVASRRHMTPNEVQALRFPVPFWPYGQYFAIAFILFTFGIMVWQPRYHLALAVGVGFLTVMTVLYYASGRPQAIASAHSPYDRK, translated from the coding sequence ATGCCTCAACCTCAGCAGCCAACCGGATCCTTTCCAGGCAATACCGCCGGAACGCACACCGGGAACCGCGCACCGGTAACGAAGCGGGGGCTGTCCCACCGACATATTCACTTCATCGCGCTGGGGTCGGCGATTGGTACCGGTCTGTTCTACGGGTCCGCCGGGGCGATTCAAGCAGCTGGCCCGTCCGTTTTGCTGGTGTACCTGTTCGGCGGCGCGGTCGTGTACTTCATGCTCCGCGCACTGGGCGAGATGTCGGTGCGCCACCCCGTGCGGGGCTCATTCGCGGTGTACTGCCGAGAGCACCTCGGAGGTCTGGGCGGCTACATCACCGGCTGGATGTTCGCCTTCGAGATGATGATTGTCTGTCTCGCTGACCTCACCGCCATTGGCATCTACATGAAGTTCTGGTTTCCCACCACGCCGGCGTGGGTCTGGATCTCCGTGACACTGCTCATCATCGGCGCAGCCAACCTCGCTTCGGTGCGGTGGTTCGGTGAGCTCGAGTTCGCCTTCACCCTGATCAAGGTCGCAGCCGTTGTCGGCATGATTGTCGGCGGCGCAGCAATCCTTGCGTTCAACCTCGGCGAGAACCCCGAGTTGACGGGCATCAGCAACCTGTGGAGCCACGGCGGATTCTTCCCCAATGGCTTCGAGGGCATGATCGCGTCGTTCATCCTCGTACTCTTCGCATTCGGCGGCACCGAGATCATCGGCGTTGCCGGCACGGAAGCCGACAACCCGGACAGCTCGATCCCCCGCGCGGTGAACACCGTGCCTGCACGAATCCTCATCTTCTACGTGCTGGCCATCCTCATCATCCTTATGCTCAACCCGTGGCCCACCATCGACGGCGAAGAGAGCCCCTTCGTCCAGATCTTCAGCACGCTCGGCGTGAGCTGGGCGGCGGGTTTGCTCAACGTCGTCGTCATCACAGCGGCACTGTCCGCGATCAACGCCGACCTCTTCGGCACCGGGCGCGTGCTCACGGGCCTGGCCAAGGAAGGTCTCGCACCGAAGGCGATGGCCAAGACCGTCCGCGACATCCCGGTGATGACCACGATCAGTTTGCTCGTCGTGCTCATCGTTGGGGTCGTGCTCAACGCGATCTTCCCAAACGTCTTTGAGACCATCGCAGCCTTGGCCACCTTCGCTACAGTCTTCGTCTGGCTAATGATCCTCCTCGCGCACGTCGCCTCCCGCCGCCACATGACCCCCAACGAGGTACAGGCCCTGCGTTTTCCCGTGCCCTTCTGGCCCTACGGGCAGTACTTCGCTATCGCATTCATCCTCTTCACCTTCGGCATCATGGTCTGGCAACCGCGCTACCACCTCGCGTTGGCTGTCGGTGTCGGATTCTTGACCGTGATGACGGTGCTCTACTACGCGTCAGGGCGTCCTCAAGCAATTGCTTCAGCCCACTCCCCCTACGACCGCAAGTAA
- a CDS encoding DNA cytosine methyltransferase, which yields MPRLTSLEICAGAGGQALGLERAGFAHKAMVEIDSWAAETLRANRSKLGGKRVEVLEMDVHDLDGTRWNGEIDLLAGGVPCPPFSIAGQQLGADDERDLFPQALRLVKEIEPRAVMLENVKGLAQRRFESYRAQVIKRLNDLGYTVFWDLLQAADYGVPQLRPRFILVALQEEIAPHFSWPGPMEHRITVGDALRDMMAENGWPGADAWADQATAVAPTLVGGSKKHGGPDVGPTRAKEAWRAMGIKGSSIAEEPPGPDFPVGDPENLPRLTVPMGGILQGFPADWRWQGGKTAQWRQVGNAFPPPVAEAIGRSIYSAISTYAALNRGFDPIKQKLDIRVS from the coding sequence ATGCCTCGATTGACCTCTCTCGAAATCTGCGCTGGCGCGGGTGGGCAGGCCCTCGGTTTAGAGCGTGCGGGGTTTGCTCATAAAGCAATGGTTGAAATCGATTCGTGGGCTGCTGAAACCCTGCGCGCAAACCGTTCTAAGCTAGGCGGAAAGCGTGTCGAAGTTCTTGAAATGGACGTGCATGATCTCGATGGCACTCGATGGAATGGCGAGATCGATCTTTTAGCCGGTGGTGTCCCCTGCCCCCCATTTTCAATAGCGGGCCAGCAACTTGGCGCTGACGATGAAAGAGATTTGTTCCCCCAGGCTCTCCGGCTGGTGAAGGAAATTGAACCCAGAGCCGTGATGCTTGAGAATGTGAAGGGGTTAGCACAGAGGCGGTTCGAGTCATACCGGGCGCAGGTCATCAAGCGACTCAATGATCTGGGATACACGGTGTTCTGGGATCTCCTCCAAGCTGCCGACTACGGAGTTCCCCAACTCAGACCGCGGTTCATTCTGGTTGCTCTTCAAGAAGAAATCGCACCTCACTTCAGTTGGCCTGGACCCATGGAGCACCGGATCACTGTTGGGGATGCACTGCGAGACATGATGGCCGAAAATGGCTGGCCAGGGGCGGACGCTTGGGCCGATCAGGCTACCGCCGTAGCCCCTACCCTTGTAGGCGGTTCGAAAAAGCATGGCGGACCAGACGTCGGTCCGACCCGCGCGAAGGAAGCCTGGCGAGCGATGGGGATCAAGGGTTCTTCGATTGCAGAAGAGCCACCCGGGCCTGACTTCCCAGTCGGCGATCCCGAGAATCTTCCTCGTCTCACTGTGCCAATGGGAGGTATCCTCCAGGGCTTCCCTGCAGATTGGCGGTGGCAAGGAGGCAAGACCGCCCAATGGAGGCAAGTAGGCAACGCATTTCCTCCTCCAGTGGCTGAAGCTATTGGCAGGTCTATATACTCCGCAATCAGTACGTACGCTGCCCTGAATAGGGGTTTTGATCCAATTAAGCAGAAACTGGATATCCGCGTTTCGTAA